The DNA window aaaatcaaaaatgtttttagttcagtatttttttttgagCTAGAGGGTTATGTCCTTTCAACCTGTCTTCCTTACCCTGTTGTCTCTTGTTTTAATATGGCGACTCTTGGGAAATGCCACTTATTACTGAAGTGAGCACAGAATGCACTGATCTACTTTTCCCCTACTTGTAGAAGGATGGAGGCAATTGCTCCACCAGGGTGCTCAAATGTGTTTTCTGcgtaatgagagagaaaatctgttaTTGCTTTTACTCCTTCATATTTTTGACAGACTTTCTGACAGAGGTTAAAGCAGTGTAAGTGTGCTTTTTGATTGAGTTTGTCCTGATTAGTCGTGTCTGTAAATTATAGTGTGTAAATTACAGACACATGGCTACACTTTGAACACATTGAATGAACTCTGTGCTTTTGGAGGTCAGACTCCAGAATGATCCTTCACTTAGATTGTGAAAAGGTCGAATTGGCATGTACGTGCTTTGAGTAATGATGTCAATTTACACACATTCCTTATTCACATCTTATTCATAATTGTTTGGCTATGATTGTAGCTCCCATAAGTTCTAAAAAACAAGTATGGCATCGAAACATACCTAAGTGTCTGAACTTGAGCCCAAGTCTCTTAGACATGGTTCATCCATTGAATGAATGTGAAAGGTTAGCTGACTCATAACATTTGATGTTCCtctacatttgtcttttttatttaaatgtcctCTGAGAGGTTGAGTGGGCCAAACACAGacctagagtgtgtgtgaacagattAATTGGCACTCACACTGGAATCAACCTCAATGTTTCCCAATGCAAATCTCTCCGTCTACGCTCGTGCTTTTTATAAAGTGCTGTGGCCCACTTTGTGGTACGCTGGCCCATTTTCTTCACTGACAAGTCTTTCACAGCCTTCACttttaacacagaaaatggAGAGACTCATTCAGAGGCGCTGCGTGCCAGAAAGAAACACTTTACAAGTCAAAAACTTGTGTGTCACACCCATTTAATCAACTACACCAATGCCCATATATTCAGGGTGTGAATGGGAAATAATGTTTCATGCTTCATTTGCAGTGTATTGAGTTTCATGAAATACACAGCAGAAGTGTTTTATGAATCAGTCGAGGTCAGCCAGCATTCGCGGTGGAAAGGCGTGGATACTGGAGacaaccccaccccctccccaccccgaCAAATAAGTTCTTTCAGAGCATTCTGTTCAGTTTGCTTGTCACCTTGCTCAACATGACACCTTCACCTGCACCATGCCACGTCAGTTGCACTCTGAAACAGAGCGACAATTCCGTTTTGAGTCCTTGGCAGCCGCTTGACTGACAGCTGGGACACATCTTTACCCGGTCTCCCACAATCAAGATCAACATGGTAGCGCCTTTACCAATGTGTGACAGAAGGAGCAAGAACAGCTGGGACCAGCGTTACAGAGTCTCAGGAGATTCTTCCAGATCAGGCCATCAAAAGAGCTATTGAGATGCTATGGATGTAACCTTCATTTTCAGAGGATAACATCATTACAAATGTGTTAGAATGACTGCAATGTGGAACCTGTGACTATTACTGAGGATGCCTCAAGTATGAAGGCATACATAtcgttttttttccatggaagGGTGGTGTTGATTTAGATTTACGGCGCTAAACACATTTAACTGTCTGCTAAGGGAATAGAGAGTAAGCATTTGCTAACGACAAGCAACATTATTTGAGCTAAATTAGACTACTGAGGGCCTGAGGCTATCTTCATAAAGGTCATGTAATAAGAACCATCTCATACCAAATTAGTTTGTATAAGAAACCGCATAAACTTTAATGCATGCTAAGGAGTCCATGACTGTTTGTCCTCAGGTCATTGCTCTGTTTAGTTGTACAGGCAGGGTTTATGGCTTTCAGGAGCAGAGGTAAGCAGGGGAGGTGAGAATGAGACAAAATCTCAACAAGCAAGGTGCAGGATAACCACTTTTccagtgaggctgtgttattCTTGTAGCAGGGTATCAGATATTCACAtctcagtttcatttctcttGCTACATTACTCACCCGGATTCTCCATTGGGAAAATTGCTTCATAAAATGCTAATTATGTAAAATGAGGAAATTGATGATGTatgggtttttgtttggttttttttgtttgtttgtttgtttttaattgggGCAGATACTGAATGTGACTTCAAGACGTGTTCCATCACAGTGTTAGAGCTTAAATACTTCCAGTACAAACCTAGACAGATGTTTTGCTCCTGCCATGTTGGTGTTGTAATGGTATCTATAAcatctataataataataataataataataataataataataataataataataaaaacagggAATATATTCTCTACTGAATGTCAGTAAATATTCATCTGATATAGATGTTCCtgggggcggcacggtggtgcagtgggtagcgctgtcgcctcacagcacgaaggtctcgggttcaattcctttctgtgtggagtttgcatgttttccccgtgtctgcgtgggtttcctccgggagctccggtttcctcccacagtccaaagacatgcaggttaggtgaattggagacactaaattgcccctaggtatgaatgtgtgtgtgagtgtgtttgtctgtgtgtctgccccgCAATGgtctggcgacctgtccagggtgtttccctgcctttcgccctgtgagctATGGGATAGGCTCCCGCatcccccgcgaccctaatcaggataagcggcttcgATAATGTGAGTGACTGAGTAGATGTTTCTTCAAACTGTGTTAGAATAAATGTATAATTGATGTTTTCCTAGACAGCAGAACAGATTGGACTCAGTTGTTATATTCAAGTCAGCTGTTTGCTCACATCCCCCTATCATGCATCAATGCAGTtgtactttttaaagaaaaaaaggaaaaatccgAATGCATCGGTGTTTGTCTTAACATCATTTTGTTTGTAACTGACAACAAAATGGCCTCACCTATTCCCTTTGTTTGGAACTAGAGCATTGCACAATTTGATTAAAGACCACTGTCATTCCTTAAACAGAAGTATAttcatcattttcaaatgactCTCAGAGGCTAATATAAACATCTTAGGCAAAAATACCACAATGTGTTTGGATGAGGAAACCAGTACATGCTATCTTGCCCATCGCTTTAAACATAATGGACATCTTTTGGCTACAGTCTTGGCTGAAAAGatttgtatattgtatattttatgtCATCAATTGTACGTGAGAGGTTTCAAGTTCATATTAAACAGAGTTCCTATTGGATGAGAGAGACCGTGAGTACAGGGTGGGGTTACTGTGCAATGCTCGGTATTCCTCGGTCCTATACGTTCCTCATTCTGTTAAATAATGCAGAACATAGAACAATGTTATACCCATTTTTTCATGTAAATCCAATTCCTGTGCAGAGTGCTAATATGTCATAGCTTCTTTTGAGAGTGATTAGGAATTAAAAACGTGATACAGGTCAGTTGTATTATTCTTTACAATCATACCAAGATGTCACGCTAAGACAGATCCATCAATGTTGACTTAATTTCCTATTGCTTAATTTGCTGTGAACAGACAAGGAAGAAAGCAAAAGCAAGAGTGAGACACCATACCCCTGATTTAATTTATTCAAGTGAGCAACAATATACTGACACTGTTGGTGAGATAGAAAGCAGCATTGAGAGCAATAACAagaaatcataaataaataaataaataaataaataaataaatgaacaaataaataaagaggaaaaaaatttgCTCATGAGAAACAACAAATGCATAAAAAGCTGTGATACTGAATTACGCCACCAGATGGTTGGGCCTGTAAGCCATTCaagcaaaaacacttttaaaagacacacacacacacacacacacacacacaggcacacacgcacacacacacacactacacacacacagacacacacactacacgcacacactacacacacacacaaaatcagtggAGCATTTAAAGACAGGGGAACATTTAAGACATCTACCTAACACATCACCATGCTACTCAGGGGCATGGTTTTCAACTCACTGAAAATGCAAACTTGGTACAGCTGTGAAAGCTTTGAATTAACCAAgggattttttgttgttgctgttgttgttgttgttgttaggggggttttctttcttttcttttttttttttttaccccaatatatacataaattaaaaatcCCTCTAACTGCAAGAATATATCCTGTGCAGCACTGattaaattcaaaatttgaATGAATGTTGACAGACACCAATGTGCTGCAGGAACGGAACTGCAAAAAGCGAGACTACACATTGGTTTGTCTACCACTAAGAATCTACTTACATGAGCACAAACACGCAATAGTAACGCCAGGACTGGACGGATGGCTGTGTTAGCTTGAAGCTAAGTCCAGGCATAAGGCTCTGGTAAGGCTAAGACACTTTGAAAGGTATTCTAAAAGGCTCAGAGCCACACTGACAGGAGCCTGATGGGCTTTCATACTCCTCTCTTTTCCAGATTCTTATCACCCAACCGACGGCACTATTGAATGCTTCTCAATGTGGACGGGATTTAAAATTGTCTTTCATTTCCTGATGTCTGACATTTATCACCCTCGCCTTTTATCAGCCGACTCACAGTGTGTCAGATCCCCTGTGGTAAGCCATTCAAATTTACATGGAGCTCCTGGACAGACGAGGTGGTGTAGAAATACAATCGTCTGTCATTCAAATCTATAAGGGCGGAACAGCTTAACCCACATTCAGTGAAATGCCAACTGTATAAGTAGGGGGTTAAAACTGTGAGGACTGAACAGAGTAGGAATGATTAACTGACAAATCACAAGGACAAAGTCACGGGTTTGGCTGCTGACAAAATGGTGGCACAAATACCTACATGGTTACGGTACATATTTTTCTATGACTTCGCAATTTCCTTCTTTAAGAACAAACTAACAGTCTCTCATGAATCATTTCCATAAACTCAAGTCATAATAGGGTTGTTCATTGCCATCAAGGCTTGTGTATGACTATTAGAACAGCATAAAACAGGGAAACACTGGTATTCTCACAGGAGAGGGCTGTTGTTGACAACACTAGGCCTGAAGTATCTCTGAACTTCAGGTGGATGCTGATCTGCTGACAGGCACACTGAATAGGGTAAGACAAGTGTGGCTACAAACAAGTGACACTAACAAGGCATACAGGTCTCTATTCAtatatgtacaaacacacaggaacgGGGGAGTTGTCAGTCCAGAGACTACAATTCCCATAGCACCATTTCATACTTGGACACTTACATTAATACAAATGGTGTGCATTGAGAGAGGCTCCAAACTGTACACACAGCAGCAACAAgctaaacacaaaataatattcCAATTTTGGGGgatttgtttacatttcagaTAATCTCCATAATccatactgtactgtatttcaCAAAGGAATAGGACACTTGCTCTAACAAATGGTTCTCCTCACTGGAAAGTTCTTATTAAGAGAGAGGAGCAATTTGAAGGAAACAGCTCCTTCTCAGAACCATTTTAAACAGCATTTTAGCTCAAATGCTTCCTGTCTAATCATCCTAGCCACTCTCTCTGACCAAACCCCTTCAGTCATTGACTGATTCTTTGCTCATTAAACGTGTACCTCCAGCAGCAGTCCACTAAGGGCTCTCAGGCCAACTGGCATTTCCATCTTGCTTGACCCTGGCAATACATCTCAAGAATCCTCATACTGGAGTTGTCCTCCTATTGACACCATCATTCAGGTCTTTGGAAAAGCAATTGTGCACTTGTAGGAAGCCAGAATCATGGTCAGGGCTATAGGAGCTGTCTGTCCCAGCTTTCAGAGGGTCCCTGGTCAATGTGTACATGGAAATCTCCCCCAGAGGCACGGAGCCAACCATCTTCAGCCCAACAGGGGATGCTTCTCGGGAAGCTTCGGTAGAGCGGGAGCTGGAACGGGAGTTCCGCCGACGGTAACGGAAGCTAGGCATGCGGGAATATGGCGAAGACGATGAGGTAGACTTTATGAATTCTCGTCGTGCTTTGAAACgcacctctttgtttttctctatgTAGATATTAACAGCTAACACAGCCACTGTCTCAGCCACAATGAAGGAAAGTGCCCCAAAGTAGAAAGACCAGCCGTAATTGTACTGATTCTTCTTGTCCTCATCCCTCTTGTCGCTGGGGTCACCAGCATTGCTGGAGATGTAGACTATGATGCCGATAATGTTGCTTAGACCTGATGAAAcgttaaaaaataattaaataaataaaatggaaaagatcattattgtaatttttctttatttcagcatTCAGACGACAACCCAAGAGATAGCTATGACTCCCACAAGTGATCAATGATTTCATTTAACTAGTAAATTATTTTACCTGGATCATTTTGAGCTATTGCTCACACAGTTGACTTCAGAGAAAACCATTACTTAGAAACCTTGTTCAACTAACTTGTCAGGCGAGGTTTTCTAGGCAGCTAACAAGTAGTTCAGCATAGCTCAAACAATTTGTGTTTAAAAGTAACGCCACACCGCTATCAATGGACAACATCCATGACAATTTAGCACTTAGTTTAGCACGACTAGgtttatgttttcatactttcaaaattattttaatttgcatttcaTGCAACATTCCTATtctttaagttttaagtttgtAAGCACATTAAGCCTAAGCATTCTACGATGAAATGTCCAGCGACTTTATTCACAAGGGGCAAATACATTTATAGCACTTTTCATGGTTTCACACTCAGTGACTAACTAGGGCTTTGGTTCACATTCAAGCCCTATCAGGTTACAACTTCAGTGTTCTCCGTAGGATATGGACACGTGTAGAGATTAGCTCATTTACCTGCTGCCACAAACAGAATGCCAGCGCTGAGCAGAATGTTGTTCCTCTTGCTGTAGATGCGTCCCACTCCCACACAGACTCCCCCCAGCAACAACAAAATGGTACTAAGGATGGGAAACACACTGGACGCACGAACAATGCCTGTACCAAAGGGATATTTCATGTTACAGACCAGCATTTTATGGTGAGTACTAccaattcagtttgtttttggagatGAAAGAGCTTGTATTcaacaaatgaagagaaatagGTAATATTTATCTATgtgtatcagtgagtgagtcagttgAAATATGACTGGCTGTATTAATGAAGAGTCATGGCCCAGTAAATTAAGTGGTCTCCTAAAACCAGCTAAATATAGCTGCATTCCATGTTTCGTAAACAGCATTACACATGAATGTCTGTCAAATAACCCATGTAAACTGCTGTAGCAAAATCAGAACACTTACGCAAGAGGTACTCTGAGCTGTCTGTGTCATAGTCATTATCATCAGGGAAATGATTGATGCGGTAACAGCTTCCTTTGTTGATACCTTGGAATGATCAATAGAGAggacaaaattaaaatacagaatCACTCTTGCAAAAAATATGAATGTAGATTAAGGTTTTATAACAACTTTCACCCAATATTATAATGATCAAGACCCTCACTAGTAAAACAGACTAGACACAGTGACACTTTTTTGTCTTGTCATTTAATTATCCCAGCTGCTCTTATTTAAAGATTGCCAAGGTGTCTCAGTTGACTCCAACAAACACTGAATGTTTAATTCATGTAACACAGCCACCAAGGTTTTAACACAGATAAATACTGTAGAGTTGCTTAACACAACAGTCTGCCCTTTGGAATCATGTACATTATAATGTCAGAATGTTAGACATAACTCTTAGCTGTTAGTGAGCCCCGCCCCTGCCCCGCCCAGTGCCCCCTTAGCATCATAAAGCTATGGTCCCCACATAATGGCTCTTCACATTGTCCTGTGCTGGCTGTAGATCAAGCCAGagatctgagatcagttcaTTAGGAGAACCAGCACGATTGTCTTTCAGCTGAATTTCTGAGAAGGCTACAGTGTCAGATTAGGGTTTGGAACATATCGAATTCTCAGAATAAAAAAGCATAGTATCTCTCAGattaaaggacaaaaaagaaaaaacaacaaacaaacctaaaaaaaaccccagatcaaataaaaaaatgatgcaaTGACATATTCACTTCCTTCcagagtcaaaacaaaacaacaccaatACCTTATTCAGCTACTCAAAGTTCTGAAGAGCCTTCaaatattagattagattagattattaGGTGTGTTAGAACTGGATGGAGCAAAATCCTGCAATAGGATCTGGGatttaaaattgttttcatGCATATCAGGATTCTTCTTGGGAGAAAGAGGATTTTTTGAGTAAAttatgttgttctctgtgttcattttagGTCAGATAGACAAACTCATGATAATGTAGTGTAGTACACATCAGCATTTTGTTCAGAATACAGGGGCATACCTGATGAGAATGCTCACATCTAATAACATGTCTAAATACCGATGTTTTCTGCTGTTGGATCTGTTTTTGGTATTGCATTTCATCATGTTAAACAGACATGTGACTTTCTTAAAACCCAGTTAACTTATATTAAATAATGTTATGATTTACATGTTGTTTAAATGGTTTAGAATGACTGGATATATGACACAGTTCAACTGACTAATCTACAGGTCAACTGATGTACCTCACATGCTAAAGCATATATAAAATAGGTACAAAGTGTACACAATGTAACACTTTTTTCGAGCATCATGGGATTGATACAGAAGTGTAGCCAGTGAGATGCTGGTTTTTGATTTCTCATGATTTTAATAGTTACTAAATGGTAGTGAACACAAAATCAGAGGAAATTACAAATAGTACAAATCATATCCCATCATATTTGCCAAGTGATCAAGCGAGTAATAGAGCGACTGGTTTGCTTTGAGGGAGAACGGCTTATTGTGTGAATCTCAGCAGATGAAGAGGTACCATGCTGTCAGAGCCTCAGgggcttctctctttctctctctctctctctctctctctctctctctctttctctctctctctctctctctctctctctgtcactctctctcattcttgctcttcagaaaaaacacagactgctCCCTGTGACTCTGCTTTTGTGGCCCAGCGTGCCATTAATTGGGTCTGGAGTTTAAAAAGGAGCATCAAATTAATTAGCATTAAATAGGTCTATGAAAATGGGCCACATGTTTTCCTGTCTAGTcattgtgaaaaagaaagactatTTCAGGCCTTATATGAGCCATCTTCTTTATGTGACTGCACACACTGGCTGATAGACAGCATTGCCACCCCTAGCCACCCCTTGATTAATCTTAATACATGTATCCTTAAAAAGTATTtcttcaaaacaaatatttttaaatctcaCATTTGATTATGTTCATCAAAttttcactgtaacacattttGAAACTAAATACACTAAGGCATTGCCCTGAAGCATAACTATTTTTACTTCTTATCAGAAACTTTAAGGTCATCCAGTTGATTCCACACTTTTTGCATCATAATAAATTTGATCAAAAAAGACAGGCTGATAAAAGACAAGGGATACTTTGAAGCATATCTAAGCCCTTTCATAGACATGTTATTTATTCCAGTATTTATTTCATGGGTGAATTGATCATTCTATGATAACTGAAGTTGTCTCTGTTGGTCCATTTGGCTATGAATGTATACTCCACCATAAACGACTTAGTAGTGGTTATATGTGACTGGCCACTTCCTGATGGTGTCAATCTTCACAGCTTTATATTAGAACCTGAAATCTCACAATTTCAATTTCTGCAAATTTACTTTGAATATGATATCAATTTTGATAAAGTCTCTATTCCCTGTAACATTCAGTGCTTGACTAGATAACACCCATTCTTAAAtacctttcctttctttttttatccgTATAGCCTACATCAACCTCACATGGTTGGCTGATGGCtgaacatgtttacattttttcttcacTTGCACCATGTCTGTGACCG is part of the Chanos chanos chromosome 13, fChaCha1.1, whole genome shotgun sequence genome and encodes:
- the cacng4b gene encoding calcium channel, voltage-dependent, gamma subunit 4b, whose protein sequence is MAWCDRGVQMLLATVGAFVAFSLMAIAIGTDYWLYSRAYICNATNITTDDTQTQPKKTRGDLTHSGLWRICCIEGINKGSCYRINHFPDDNDYDTDSSEYLLRIVRASSVFPILSTILLLLGGVCVGVGRIYSKRNNILLSAGILFVAAGLSNIIGIIVYISSNAGDPSDKRDEDKKNQYNYGWSFYFGALSFIVAETVAVLAVNIYIEKNKEVRFKARREFIKSTSSSSPYSRMPSFRYRRRNSRSSSRSTEASREASPVGLKMVGSVPLGEISMYTLTRDPLKAGTDSSYSPDHDSGFLQVHNCFSKDLNDGVNRRTTPV